The Streptomyces sp. 135 sequence CCACCCCTCGTGGAAGGACCGCACGGTCTCCTCCGTGTCGAAGGCGACGCGCAGCCCGCCGGGGAGCACCGCCTCGACGTGCGGCGCGCTCTCGGCGCCCTCGGCGAACTCCAGGCCGAGGCGCCGGTAGAAGGCGAGCGAGGCGGCCATGTCGGAGACGACGAGCCCGATCAGATCGAACCTCGGTGTGCGTGTGGGCGCGGACGTGGAAGTGGGTGTGCT is a genomic window containing:
- a CDS encoding VOC family protein, with the translated sequence MNSTPTSTSAPTRTPRFDLIGLVVSDMAASLAFYRRLGLEFAEGAESAPHVEAVLPGGLRVAFDTEETVRSFHEGWRPPAGGGRIGLAFHCGTPEGVDATYEELTAAGYKSELAPFDAFWGQRYAVVLDPDGNGVDLFAPLGTTE